A genomic stretch from Shewanella woodyi ATCC 51908 includes:
- a CDS encoding S9 family peptidase: MTTRWITSALMAVPMLLSTPISASQTHHNQLSQAQVNQGIVDSDTQALLSAAGNKPLSIERMYASPALAGTSPRGLKLSPDGKRVTYLAGRKDNQHFYDLWQMDVASGKQSILLNADKLTIGELSDEEKARRERQRIYGQGIMEYFWSDDSKALLIPASGVLYYYSLSDNKVTLLPTGEGFATDARLSPKGHYVSFVRDQNLFVLSLSDMKVTALTTDGGGAIKNAMAEFVAQEEMGRMTGYWWSPDETAIAYTRIDESDVELVTRNEIYADGIKLTEQRYPYAGKNNVKVALGVIKLSSQKVTWVDLGKEQDIYLPRVKWLPDSKRLSYQWQSRDQQTLELRVVDIDKGDRAKNLVEERSEAWINLNDDLHFLKEQDSFIWASERDGFNHLYLFGLDGKIKTQLTSGHWVVDGVEFVDEKSGWIYFTGRKDTAVEQHLYRVPLAGGEVEGVSQRRGMHSVVFADNQAVYLDYFNSLVQPPQVSLHGDKGQHLAWVEQNKIDKYHPLNEYLGLWQVPEFGLIKAEDGQDLQYRLFKPTDFNKDKKYPVVVRVYGGPHAQLVVNSWSEHDYFTQYLLQQGFMVFQLDNRGSAHRGTQFEHVIYQHLGEAEVNDQKAGVDYLRTLPYVDGDNIALYGHSYGGYMALMGLFKAPDYFKAAISGAPVTDWALYDTHYTERYLGHPEQNAKGYEASSVFPYVKNYQSGLLMYHGMADDNVLFENSTKVYKALQDEGKLFQMIDYPGSKHSMRGEKVRTHLYRSLADFLERELK; this comes from the coding sequence ATGACGACAAGATGGATCACCTCAGCCCTTATGGCGGTACCTATGCTACTTTCAACTCCCATATCCGCATCTCAAACACACCATAATCAATTGAGCCAAGCTCAGGTCAATCAAGGCATTGTGGACAGTGATACCCAAGCTTTGTTATCGGCAGCAGGGAATAAACCGCTCTCAATAGAGCGGATGTACGCCTCTCCTGCGTTGGCGGGGACGAGTCCTCGTGGTTTGAAACTCTCACCAGATGGCAAGCGTGTGACCTATCTGGCAGGGCGTAAAGACAATCAACACTTTTATGATCTGTGGCAGATGGATGTGGCTTCGGGTAAGCAGTCTATTTTGCTTAATGCCGATAAGCTGACCATAGGCGAGCTCTCTGATGAGGAGAAGGCGAGGCGTGAGCGTCAACGTATCTATGGGCAAGGGATCATGGAGTATTTCTGGTCTGATGATAGTAAGGCCTTGCTTATCCCTGCATCTGGTGTGCTCTATTATTACTCTTTAAGCGATAACAAGGTGACACTGCTACCCACAGGTGAGGGCTTTGCGACCGATGCACGCCTTTCACCAAAAGGTCACTATGTCTCTTTTGTGCGAGATCAAAACCTGTTTGTGTTAAGCCTAAGCGATATGAAGGTAACGGCGTTGACCACAGATGGTGGCGGGGCGATTAAGAATGCCATGGCTGAGTTTGTCGCCCAAGAGGAGATGGGTCGCATGACCGGTTACTGGTGGTCTCCTGATGAAACGGCGATTGCTTATACCCGTATCGATGAGTCAGATGTTGAGTTGGTTACTCGTAATGAGATCTATGCCGATGGTATTAAGCTGACCGAGCAGCGTTATCCCTATGCGGGCAAAAATAACGTCAAGGTTGCCTTAGGTGTGATCAAACTAAGCAGTCAAAAAGTGACTTGGGTTGACTTAGGTAAAGAGCAAGATATCTACCTTCCACGAGTTAAGTGGTTGCCCGATAGCAAGCGGTTATCTTACCAGTGGCAGAGCCGAGATCAGCAGACATTAGAGCTGAGAGTTGTCGATATCGACAAGGGAGACAGGGCTAAAAATTTGGTCGAGGAGCGCAGTGAAGCATGGATTAACCTCAATGATGACCTGCACTTTTTAAAAGAGCAAGATAGCTTTATCTGGGCTTCTGAGCGTGACGGCTTTAATCACCTCTATCTGTTTGGTTTAGATGGCAAGATAAAAACACAACTGACATCAGGCCATTGGGTGGTTGATGGGGTAGAGTTTGTCGATGAGAAGTCGGGCTGGATCTATTTTACCGGCCGTAAAGATACGGCGGTAGAACAGCACCTTTATCGTGTGCCATTAGCGGGAGGTGAGGTTGAAGGTGTGAGTCAGCGCCGCGGTATGCACTCTGTGGTTTTTGCCGATAATCAGGCCGTGTATCTAGATTACTTCAATAGTTTAGTTCAGCCGCCACAGGTGAGCCTGCACGGTGATAAAGGTCAGCATCTGGCTTGGGTGGAGCAGAACAAAATAGATAAATACCATCCGCTTAATGAGTATTTAGGCTTGTGGCAGGTGCCGGAGTTTGGCTTGATTAAGGCGGAAGATGGCCAAGATCTGCAATATCGGTTATTTAAGCCAACAGATTTTAACAAAGATAAAAAGTACCCCGTTGTGGTGCGAGTTTACGGTGGCCCTCATGCTCAGCTCGTGGTGAATAGCTGGAGTGAGCATGACTACTTTACTCAATACCTACTGCAACAGGGCTTTATGGTGTTCCAACTGGATAACCGCGGCTCGGCTCATCGTGGCACTCAATTTGAGCATGTGATCTATCAGCACCTTGGTGAAGCGGAAGTGAATGACCAAAAAGCCGGTGTCGATTATCTAAGAACGCTGCCTTATGTCGATGGTGACAATATTGCACTTTATGGTCACAGCTACGGTGGTTATATGGCCCTGATGGGATTGTTTAAAGCTCCTGATTATTTCAAAGCCGCGATCTCCGGCGCGCCAGTCACCGATTGGGCCTTGTATGACACTCATTATACTGAGCGTTACTTGGGGCATCCTGAACAGAATGCCAAAGGTTATGAAGCCAGTAGTGTATTTCCCTATGTGAAAAACTATCAGTCAGGCCTATTGATGTACCATGGTATGGCCGATGACAATGTGCTGTTTGAGAACAGTACTAAGGTCTATAAAGCCTTGCAGGATGAGGGCAAATTGTTCCAGATGATCGATTACCCAGGCTCCAAGCACTCGATGCGTGGTGAGAAGGTAAGAACTCACCTATACCGTTCACTGGCCGACTTTTTAGAGCGAGAGTTGAAGTAA
- a CDS encoding class 1 fructose-bisphosphatase, producing the protein MQTLAQNLTSQGVDASLTQLIHTLANTSKEISHAVRHGALAGVLGATEQENVQGETQKKLDVITNDMLKDALKADNTVRGLASEEEDYIVEVGDKGEYLVCFDPLDGSSNIDINSLVGTIFSVLPAPTGELTESSFLQAGRKQVAAGYVLYGPSTMLALTTGKGVQLFTLNPETNEYLLTTEAMSISKDTGEFAINMSNQRFWEAPMQTYISDLLLGTIGPREKAFNMRWIAAMVGDVHRVLSRGGIFTYPTDNKNPQKPYKLRLMYEANPMSFLVEQAGGIASTGYEAIMDIEPSEIHQRVAVILGSANEVKACLEYHSLDYSEEPAL; encoded by the coding sequence ATGCAAACCTTGGCTCAAAATCTGACATCACAAGGGGTAGACGCCTCTCTGACTCAGCTTATCCATACTTTAGCGAACACCTCAAAAGAGATAAGCCATGCCGTACGTCATGGTGCACTTGCCGGCGTACTTGGTGCAACTGAGCAGGAAAACGTTCAAGGTGAGACCCAGAAAAAGCTCGATGTTATCACCAACGACATGCTCAAAGACGCCTTAAAGGCTGACAATACCGTTCGCGGATTAGCATCGGAAGAGGAAGATTATATTGTTGAAGTTGGCGATAAAGGTGAGTACCTAGTCTGCTTCGACCCTCTTGATGGCTCATCAAATATCGACATCAACTCATTAGTGGGCACCATCTTCTCAGTACTTCCCGCTCCAACTGGCGAGCTAACCGAGTCAAGCTTCTTACAAGCAGGTCGCAAGCAAGTTGCAGCTGGTTATGTACTATACGGTCCATCGACTATGCTGGCACTGACCACAGGTAAAGGGGTACAGCTATTCACCCTTAATCCTGAAACCAATGAGTACCTGCTGACCACCGAAGCGATGAGCATCAGCAAAGACACTGGTGAGTTTGCCATCAATATGTCTAACCAGCGTTTCTGGGAAGCCCCGATGCAGACCTACATCAGCGATCTGCTCCTAGGCACTATTGGCCCACGTGAAAAAGCCTTCAACATGCGCTGGATTGCCGCCATGGTCGGTGATGTTCACCGCGTACTGTCTCGCGGCGGGATCTTTACTTACCCAACGGACAATAAAAACCCACAGAAGCCATACAAGTTAAGACTCATGTATGAAGCAAATCCAATGTCATTTTTGGTTGAGCAAGCAGGTGGTATCGCCTCTACCGGTTATGAGGCCATCATGGATATCGAGCCAAGCGAGATCCACCAGCGCGTAGCCGTGATCTTAGGCTCAGCCAACGAAGTTAAAGCTTGTCTTGAGTACCACAGTTTGGATTACAGCGAAGAACCAGCTTTATAA
- a CDS encoding DUF5694 domain-containing protein, which yields MYKLLVLVLSLSISHNVCAEQYIKSLNAKAKHKTDVMVLGSTHLNTIKVELNKDDFTPVIQMLETFNPTAVAIESLRAEDILTMLNGSEEHQAVLSQFVGDTLLSLAEKEQKALGVSANDAINKMNKLLAKNQFSQQKRIELIKLAIAGYNRDTAALHWSLLDASIPNDSLSKELQAFLHKQTNRNNEINVIAVELAERLDLNRLYPIDDHLDKDMFGNIASELMPSYQKSTFWAEFHSSEYITKPEKLKSQALETGDWLPLFYWFNSEEYQSDVINKEWLGFVDKDLDPKSALARVALWEIRNLNMASNIMRVVADHIDGRVVIIIGANHKVFLEQYLSNMVGVNIVQFEDYAPMSH from the coding sequence ATGTATAAGTTGTTAGTTTTAGTTTTATCTCTGTCAATATCGCATAATGTTTGTGCAGAACAGTATATTAAAAGCTTAAATGCCAAAGCGAAACATAAAACAGATGTCATGGTTTTGGGGAGCACACACCTCAATACAATTAAGGTGGAGCTAAACAAGGATGATTTTACTCCCGTCATCCAAATGCTAGAAACATTTAACCCTACCGCTGTCGCTATCGAATCACTAAGGGCGGAAGACATACTCACCATGCTCAATGGATCAGAAGAGCATCAAGCAGTTTTATCACAATTTGTCGGTGATACACTTTTGTCATTAGCTGAAAAAGAGCAGAAAGCTTTAGGCGTTTCAGCTAATGACGCGATTAACAAAATGAATAAATTGCTGGCTAAAAACCAGTTTAGCCAGCAGAAAAGAATAGAGCTTATCAAGCTAGCTATAGCAGGCTACAACCGTGATACAGCTGCACTGCACTGGAGCCTACTAGATGCTAGTATCCCTAATGATAGTCTTTCAAAAGAACTGCAAGCATTTCTTCATAAGCAAACAAATCGTAACAACGAAATAAATGTCATTGCAGTCGAATTAGCTGAAAGACTTGATCTAAATCGTTTATATCCTATTGACGATCATTTAGATAAAGACATGTTCGGTAACATTGCTAGCGAGTTAATGCCATCTTACCAAAAATCAACTTTTTGGGCTGAATTCCACTCAAGCGAATATATAACCAAACCTGAGAAATTAAAATCTCAAGCACTGGAGACAGGAGATTGGCTTCCTCTGTTTTACTGGTTCAATAGCGAAGAGTATCAATCTGACGTAATCAATAAGGAATGGTTAGGTTTTGTAGATAAAGATTTGGATCCTAAATCTGCACTGGCGAGGGTCGCCCTATGGGAGATACGGAACCTCAATATGGCTTCAAATATAATGCGGGTAGTCGCTGATCACATTGACGGTAGAGTTGTTATTATAATAGGAGCCAATCACAAGGTTTTCTTAGAGCAATACTTATCAAATATGGTCGGAGTCAATATCGTACAATTTGAAGATTACGCACCGATGAGTCATTAG